In the genome of Capra hircus breed San Clemente chromosome 17, ASM170441v1, whole genome shotgun sequence, one region contains:
- the HCAR1 gene encoding hydroxycarboxylic acid receptor 1, which produces MANRSCCLIQGYHMPEVMPSLLILAFVLGILGNGVALCGFCFHMKTWKPSTIYLFNLAIADFLLMICLPFRTDYYLRQRKWAFEDIPCRMALFMLAMNRAGSIVFLTVVAVDRYFKVVHPHHMVNTISNWTAVGIVCALWTLVILGTLYLLMENHLCVQEKVIACESFIMVSANGWHDVMFQLEFFLPLGIILFCSFKIIWSLKQRQRLARQSRMKKPIRFIMMVAVVFIACYLPSALARLYFLWTVPSSACNPSVHMALHVTLSFTYINSMLDPLVYYFSSPSFPKFYTKLKICNLRPRYPGCFKRPEGMPTSNLCCKSCVSVANSFQSQSEVQ; this is translated from the coding sequence ATGGCCAACAGGTCGTGCTGCCTCATCCAGGGGTACCACATGCCCGAGGTGATGCCGTCGCTGCTAATCCTCGCCTTTGTGCTCGGCATCCTGGGCAACGGCGTCGCCCTCTGTGGTTTCTGCTTTCACATGAAGACCTGGAAGCCAAGCACTATTTACCTGTTCAACTTGGCCATAGCCGACTTCCTTCTGATGATCTGCCTGCCCTTTCGGACAGACTACTACCTCAGACAGAGGAAATGGGCATTTGAGGATATTCCTTGTCGGATGGCACTCTTCATGCTGGCCATGAACAGGGCCGGGAGCATTGTCTTCCTCACAGTGGTGGCTGTGGACCGGTATTTTAAAGTGGTCCACCCCCACCATATGGTGAACACCATCTCCAACTGGACTGCGGTTGGCATCGTCTGTGCCCTTTGGACCCTggtcatcttggggactctgtaTCTTCTGATGGAGAACCATCTGTGTGTGCAAGAGAAAGTCATAGCTTGTGAGAGCTTCATCATGGTGTCAGCCAACGGCTGGCATGATGTCATGTTCCAGCTGGAGTTCTTTCTGCCCCTTGGCATCATCTTGTTCTGCTCCTTCAAGATCATTTGGAGCCTCAAGCAGAGGCAGCGTCTGGCCAGGCAGAGTCGGATGAAGAAGCCTATTCGTTTCATCATGATGGTGGCGGTGGTGTTTATTGCCTGCTACCTGCCCAGCGCATTGGCCAGACTCTATTTCCTCTGGACGGTGCCCTCCAGCGCCTGCAATCCATCTGTCCATATGGCCCTCCACGTCACCCTCAGCTTCACCTACATAAACAGTATGCTGGACCCCCTGGTATATTATTTTTCAAGTCCCTCATTCCCCAAATTCTACACCAAGCTCAAAATCTGCAATTTGAGACCTAGGTATCCGGGATGCTTCAAGAGGCCAGAGGGGATGCCCACTTCCAACCTATGTTGCAAGAGTTGCGTCAGTGTGGCAAATAGCTTCCAAAGCCAGTCTGAGGTGCAGTGA